A window of the Syntrophorhabdales bacterium genome harbors these coding sequences:
- the modD gene encoding ModD protein, translating to MLHYVPDSDIEYFIQEDAPYGDLTTHLLGIGGKPGRILFTTREETTLCCTEEAARLLEKLGGRVTRALPSGTLVAAGTEFMEAEGSAEVLHSGWKVALNILEYASGVASRTARIVKAARAVNPEITVVTTRKSFPGTKKIVIKAIMAGGALPHRLGLSETILVFKQHTAFMGGLETFLKTIPNLRTKAKETKILVEAQSAAEAVQIAGHGVDVVQLDKLKTGELAAVVREVRVTAPAVKVSAAGGINENNVAEYAATGVDVIVLSSVYFGKPADIGVSMLPVL from the coding sequence ATGCTTCACTATGTTCCTGATTCCGACATTGAGTATTTCATCCAGGAAGATGCTCCTTACGGCGACCTGACTACACACCTTCTTGGCATCGGAGGGAAACCGGGGAGGATACTGTTTACGACCCGCGAAGAGACAACGCTATGCTGCACGGAAGAGGCGGCGCGCCTTTTGGAGAAGCTGGGCGGCAGGGTGACCCGTGCGTTGCCGAGTGGAACGCTCGTGGCCGCCGGCACGGAATTCATGGAGGCCGAGGGATCGGCTGAGGTCTTACACTCAGGATGGAAGGTGGCCCTCAATATCCTTGAGTACGCCTCAGGCGTTGCAAGCCGTACGGCGCGCATTGTTAAGGCTGCGCGAGCGGTCAACCCGGAAATAACGGTGGTAACCACGCGTAAATCTTTTCCCGGCACAAAAAAGATCGTGATCAAGGCCATCATGGCCGGTGGAGCGCTTCCGCATCGATTGGGGCTTTCAGAGACGATCCTCGTGTTCAAACAGCACACCGCGTTTATGGGCGGCCTCGAAACATTTCTAAAGACGATTCCGAACCTGCGCACCAAAGCTAAAGAGACCAAGATACTCGTAGAGGCCCAGAGTGCTGCCGAAGCAGTGCAGATAGCCGGACATGGTGTTGATGTGGTACAGCTGGACAAGTTGAAAACCGGTGAATTAGCCGCGGTGGTGAGAGAAGTGAGAGTGACTGCCCCGGCCGTCAAGGTATCGGCGGCAGGCGGCATTAACGAAAACAATGTTGCAGAATACGCAGCAACGGGAGTTGATGTCATTGTCCTGTCTTCGGTCTATTTCGGTAAACCCGCGGACATTGGCGTCTCTATGCTCCCTGTGCTCTGA